Proteins found in one Methanospirillum hungatei JF-1 genomic segment:
- a CDS encoding tetratricopeptide repeat protein, with protein sequence MAGQRSMNAKKVYTAATAIRDIQRGRPEKALKPLEKLIKDAPDNPALWNLKGVALGMIGDHEGSLACYEKVLTTDPGPAVYWNNKGLALQNLGRYAEAEEMYKKALERDPESLEARYNLANTLQSLGRFEEALDYYEKVLYDRPDHILTMLNMGNALAALHRFEEAIAMYQEILEINPEYSDAAYNIGHTYEEQGDFDNATVWYTRTLEIDPDYHHAREQLDLLKKR encoded by the coding sequence GTGGCTGGTCAGAGATCCATGAATGCAAAAAAAGTCTATACCGCCGCCACGGCTATCAGGGACATCCAAAGAGGGCGGCCTGAAAAGGCCTTAAAACCCCTTGAAAAACTTATCAAAGACGCTCCGGACAATCCGGCATTATGGAACCTGAAAGGAGTGGCCCTTGGGATGATAGGGGATCATGAAGGATCACTTGCCTGTTATGAGAAAGTCCTCACCACAGACCCCGGCCCTGCCGTGTATTGGAACAATAAAGGTCTGGCTCTGCAGAATTTGGGACGGTATGCTGAAGCGGAGGAGATGTATAAAAAGGCACTTGAGCGTGACCCGGAGTCCCTTGAGGCACGATATAACCTTGCAAATACCCTTCAGTCACTCGGTCGGTTCGAAGAGGCCCTGGATTACTACGAAAAAGTCCTCTACGACCGGCCGGATCATATCCTGACCATGCTGAATATGGGAAATGCCCTTGCAGCACTACACCGGTTTGAGGAGGCTATCGCCATGTACCAGGAGATTCTTGAGATAAACCCGGAATATTCTGATGCTGCATATAATATCGGGCATACGTATGAAGAGCAGGGGGATTTCGATAATGCTACGGTATGGTATACCCGGACACTGGAGATCGATCCTGACTACCATCATGCCAGGGAACAACTCGATCTCCTGAAAAAAAGATGA